A region of the Scatophagus argus isolate fScaArg1 chromosome 14, fScaArg1.pri, whole genome shotgun sequence genome:
aaacagcaaaatgctgtttttgttttttatctgtgtCTGGCGAAACACCACAGAGATCAGGCAGGTCATCACAGGTAAGAACAAGGCTCGTCTTTGCTGTGTTAGCAGCAGTGATGACGGGCAAACCTGGAGTCAAGTGAAAGACTTAACAGAAAACGTGATTGGTGAAGCTCTCCACAAGTGGGCCACATTCGCTGTTGGTCCAGGCCACGGCGTGCAGCTCGAGAACGGCAGATTGATCATCCCAGCATATGCCTATTATGTCCCATACAGATGCTGTTCCTTCCCCATTCCTTTTACGGTCTACCCACGTGCACTTTCAATATATAGTGAGGACTTTGGCCAGACGTGGCATCTTGGTAAGATGCTTCGAAAAAAGTCATGCGAATGTGAAATGGCAGAGATCATAGATCATGAAGGCAGGAGTCATCTTTACTGCAATGCTCGCAACTCTGGCGGCCACAGATGTGAGGCCCTGAGTGAAAACAGCGGCGTGTATTTTGACAAACCCCACATTGCTCCAGAGCTCGTCGAACCCCCTTCAGGCTGTCAAGGCAGCGTCATCGGCTTTCCTGCCCCTGAGTTCGTCCCAAATGATGATGCTGAAAGCAAAGCCTGTGGCACATCGCTCTTGTCTCCAGACACACAAACCTGGCTCCTCTTCATCCACCCAACTAACAAGTCTAGTAGAAGGGACATGGGCGTGTATTTGAACCGATCTCCCCTGCACTCATCGGGATGGGACAGGCCCAGGATCATCCATAGGGGACCCAGTGGCTATTCAGACCTGGCCTACAATGGAGACAAGGATCAGTTTTCCTGCTTGATGGAGTGCGGTAAGGAGAGTGAATATGAGCAGATCGCATTCATGTCGTTTACGCTTAATGATGTCATGCAGACGGGCAGCAAGAAAGACAAGAAGATGCGCTGAATTGTGGTTGCTTTATTTCAGTATAAACAAAGCTCTCTAACATTCTCGTGCAATCTAAAAGTCTAAGCAAAAGCCACTAAATATGCTGTGCAGTAACATCCGTCTGTGTTTACCGTTGTTCTACATTCTGGAGATGATAATGCATGCATGAGTCGTGTGTTTCGTTGTCTCCTTGTTTACACAGAGTAAGTCAAGTCTTAATAGTATCAATATGCAAGCAGCCGTATAAGGAAGGAAACTATTCGAAAAGGTTGGGTGGCTGAATTCAAGCACGCTGTGCTGGACTGTCAGTCCCTAAAACGGGCTTTGTGTGTAGCATGTTTGTCAAGTACTTCATACTCATTTCGGCATCTTATTAAACTGACAGTATTTTCGGAGCAGTGGAGAGAATTTGCCtacctctttttattttcatatgaaGATCATAGCAGGCCTTGTAAAGTG
Encoded here:
- the LOC124070967 gene encoding sialidase-3-like; translation: MGNTPSKSGSGEEPVKTTLFEKEPSGITYRIPALIYLRHSHTFLAFAEKRSSPCDHDAKILVMRRGTLKDDGSVQWSSSQELTTACVPDHRTMSPCPVYEKNSKMLFLFFICVWRNTTEIRQVITGKNKARLCCVSSSDDGQTWSQVKDLTENVIGEALHKWATFAVGPGHGVQLENGRLIIPAYAYYVPYRCCSFPIPFTVYPRALSIYSEDFGQTWHLGKMLRKKSCECEMAEIIDHEGRSHLYCNARNSGGHRCEALSENSGVYFDKPHIAPELVEPPSGCQGSVIGFPAPEFVPNDDAESKACGTSLLSPDTQTWLLFIHPTNKSSRRDMGVYLNRSPLHSSGWDRPRIIHRGPSGYSDLAYNGDKDQFSCLMECGKESEYEQIAFMSFTLNDVMQTGSKKDKKMR